ACCTGGCCAAACTGAAGGAGCTAGCGAAACGTTTGGGGGAAGCTAATCTCTGCATAAACATGCAGAAGTCTAAATTCTGTTGCCGCGAATTGCCGTACCTTGGATACGTCCTATCCCAAGATGGATTGAGGCCTAATCCTGATCGAATTCAAGCGATCATCGGATACCAGGCCCCTAAATCGGTACGACAGCTAAGACGATTCCTCGGTATGGTTAATTACTACCGCAGGTTCATCGCAAATTTTAGCAGCACCGTTGCACCTCTCACGGACTTGCTTAAAAACAAGCCCAAGAGAGTGCAATGGAGTGCGACAGCAGAATTAGCCTTCCAGACCATTAAGGAGCAGCTTATCGCCGCTCCTGTAATGGCCAACCCAAACTTTTCGCTGCCCTTCGTGGTCCAAACTGACGCTAGCGATAACGCGATTGCCGGTGTCCTAACACAAGAGCATGACGGTGAGGAGAAGGTCATTGCGTACTTCTCAGAGAAATTGAAAGGAGCTGAATTGAGATACCACGCGGCTGAAAAGGAAGGATTGGCTGCCCTTCGCAGTATCGAGAAATTTAGAGGGTACATTGAAGGAACTAAATTTACTTTAGTGACAGATTCGGCCGCTCTGACTTTCATTATGCGAGCAAAGTGGCGGTCATCCTCTCGATTGAGCCGCTGGAGTATCCTTTTGCAGCAGTACGATATGGACATCCGGCATCGCAAAGGGAAGGACAATATTGTACCAGATGCGTTGTCCCGATCCATCGAGACTCTGGATGCAGAGCCCGAGGACGGGTGGTATCGAAAATTACTTTCCGCAGTTGAGTCCGACCCTGAGAGCTAtgtcgattttaaaattgttgacgGAAAACTGCTCAAGTTCGTGGCATCGAAGGAAGACACAATGGACTACCGTTTTGAGTGGAAGCATTGTGTTCCGACTTCGATGCGCACACAGGTCCTCAAAGAAGAGCACGATCAAAATCTCCACATCGGGTTTGATAAGTGTGTGGAGAAAATAAAACGCCGTTATTACTGGCCACGCATGAGTGCAGATATTCGAAAATACATTGCAAAATGCGAAAACTGCAAAATAAACAAGCACTCCACCGTCTCTAGTTCACCAATAATGGGCAAGCAGAGAATTGCAGCCCGACCCTTCCAGATAATTTGCATGGACTACATTCAATCTTTACCACGGAGTAAGCAGGGAAATGCACACTTATTAGTTGTAATGGACCTCTTCTCTAAGTACTGCCTACTTACTCCAGTGAAAAAGATTTCGAGTGTTAGTCTCTGCAAAATACTGGAAGAGTCGTGGTTCAGGCGATTTGCAACCCCACAGATTGTAATGTCTGATAATGCTAGTACCTTCCTCTCAAAGGAGTATCGAGCGTTACTGGATAGGTACGACATTCAACATTGGGCCAATGCTCGACATCGAAGTCAAGCCAACCCCGCAGAAAGGCTAAATCGAACCATTAACAGTATGATCCGTTCGTACGTAAAATCCGATCAAAAACTTTGGGACACAAGAGTGTCAGAAATTGAATTTGTAATAAACAACACAGTTCATGCCTCGACTAAATTCTCTCCTCATCGAATAGTTTTTGGACACGACATCGTGTCAAAAGGCTCGGACCATACATTGGAGCAGGGGGTGGAGGAATCGGAAGAGGAGAGAATCGAAAGATGGAGAGGCCTTAGTAAAAAAGTAGGTGAACATGTGCgtagtcatttaaaaaaatcacacgaaGACAACATGAGGCGCTATAATCTAAGGAATAGAAACTTACCCTCTTTTACGGTAGGCCAGCGTGTCTTCAAAAGGAGCTTCCGACAATCCTCGGCGGGTAACCATTTCAACGCCAAGATTGGCCCACAATTTGTTCCCTGCGTCATCATCGCCAAAAGGGGCACAAATTGTTTCGAGGTCGCAGATGAAAAAGGGAAATCCCTTGGCATATTTTCCGCGGCTGATCTAAAAgcgtaaaaatagaaaaaaaaaaaaaacagttaaaaaaagtaGCAACTCAAAAGTGGATTTAACTATGTCACACTTGTGTGCCTAAAAAGCTTTAAACATAATCTACGAGCAGGTCTTCATGctttaaaaatctcaaaaggATTGATTAGGTTTAGCATGCcaagaaaaaatataagcaaGTGATAAAATATGCTTGGGTATGCTGGAACAATCAGAAGCAGACCAATTACCTTCACACAGTCAGTCATCACAACATGGCAAGGTTTCGCGCGATCTATGATTCCTGAAAAGCATAAAAACATCCATAATTTCAGCTAGGATTCTCATCGACCAGCAGAAACATCATAGAGAGCACAATCATCCAGCAGCACCTgtaaatataaatatgaaaaattcgttagttttacatttttaacatttaagctTGAATTAGGATAGGCATTAGTGATATCTTTAAGTTAGAAtaagttaagttaaaaaaaaaaaaaaaattaaaaaaaaacaacaaaaaagtattAGGTAattagtgttaaaaaaaaagttgaaatttcagtgTTTTTCTTATTCGTAGTTCTTGTCCTcacaaaaatatattaaattaggcTAAGAATCGTTAATTAATCactttaaacaaaataagataGAGGTGCTTCAATGGTAACCCTATGATCACATCATGGAAGGTGGAGTAGGGGTCAAGCTCAAGGTCATGCACTTAGTAAATTTTTTcgaagtttgaaattttatgatttgcaaaatattaaataagtaaaaaaatttcatgcaatACGGTAAACCATAGTCCATAGTATCAGAAAAAGTGACTTTCatttaattaaatcaataaatttaaatccatACTTTCAAGTTCAAGGTCATGCACTTAGTAAAGTTGTCCTAGGTCAAGattttatgatttgaaaataactaaattaattaaaaattttcatgcaaTTAGGCAAGCAATAGTTCAAAGTTTGAGAAAATCATGCTTTTATTTGgttaaattcataaatttaaatcaatactTACAAATAACAATCCTCGTGATGGGGCAAgggcaaaaatttcaagtgcaCAAATTCGCTGAAATCATTACACCACTCTTATTCGAAGGATCTATAAGGCCAATAGATCCTCACAAACAAGAAAAGCGCGATTTCGCTTGCCGGCACACTCAAAATTCATGCCACTTACCGTCCATCACGTCCAGCACCAGCATCCAGAGCAACCACATTTTTCCCACGTGCCATGGAGATCATCTCGATCGTCTCCAATCATTGACAGCATTTGACAGTTCGAAATCTAACCCGAAAATCTCTCACAtacacaaatgaaattttaatgattattgTTGTACTAGATGGCAACTCCGACAAAGAATAAAACACGGAAAATTAAACTTGTGCAATATTGACCATGAAAAATAGTAAACACGCTCCAAAATAAACTGtgatttagaataattttttaacattaataaatttttttgtttgcacttggaatttaaatttaggtcacttttttgtttgtacagtaaatttaaactttttaagctTTCTAAATGAATAAGCGGTATCTGTCGGAGGCTTCCCTTGTGGAACTTAATCGCTGGAGGCCGGAGTTCAAGGAACGTTGATGGCCAGTAAAGAATTTCTTTAAACAGAGCGGAGTCGATTACGATGCTGATGCCTTATGACCCCGATACTCAATGACAATACCAAGCCTTATTCATGCGTTGTTCAGTCGAATTTGGGTGTCTAAACTTTTGTATTGTAGGTGAATATCTCAAAAGTTACCGTAAATACCTGTTAAATTGGCCGAGTGAATCTTGAATTGTGAAGTCAGGTTCAGATGGCGTGTGTTATTGGTTTGGTTCGCTGCGAATACGCAGGTaggcgaaaaatatttctagtaaTACTTCGGTATTGcatgagaaatattttttcccggTCCGGGGGAGAGtgtaagcgtcagataacacttccatcgaggtTGTAGTGATTTGTCGCGGGtaattgtagtttttaaatatcgcagtgagggaaaatgatgggtgatggttttccccAAATAATGTAGTCTTCAAAGCCGACGACAGCGCCACAAGCCACCAGTATGCAGCCACGAAGCTTCAACACCTGACAACCAGAGGGCCATTCATGGTAACCCGCGCTGCTTGGTAACCATCCGATCGGTAGCGACGCCCGACGAGTTGACGAAGGCGAAGCGATCGTGTCCGCCATAATGGGAGAGCAACGACCTGTACTCGCGGTTCAAGGACGGTCAAAGGCGACTACCTGGTGCTGGCTCACTTCCAATAGTACCACTAAACTGCGAAGTACAAAGTGCACAACACATCCAGCACATAAAGCCAGCTAAGTGTTAAAagccagacaccaggtaagccaTCAGACGCCTAACCGCCATTTTGTTCCCGCTGAAAGACGGAACACTAACGCCGAGTTATTATGCAGGACCCCTAAGTTTTGGCCAAAAGAACCCATTTGGCGGGACAGAAACAAACCTTTGTCCCTGAGCTCTGGTCCCTGAATCAGCCTGGATTGGACCCCGATCGCCCCGGATAGCCGTCACCATCCGGGTGATCATTGGTTGAAGGTTGTGGTCGATTCCGAACAACAACACTCGGATCGACCAACCAGTTCCCCAACCCATTCATTGGTCAGCATAGCCGAGATTCCTGGAAGGAAAGTCCCGGTTTCCGGCCGAAATCGTACCGATAGAGGAGTGGGTCAGCCGTAGCGTCACCATCGTCGCAGCTCCGCCATCTTCAGTAGCGACAACCAGGGCGTAGCCCTAAAAGGTACCGTAACCATCTGGTCATTCTAGTTTGCGCGTATAAGGTAGAATTGTTGTGGCAATTGTTAATAAAAGTTCAAGAAGTGCATTTTTGGGGTTTTCCTGAGGTCAAAGTTCGAACTCCCTGCGATTTCCTTTGGTAAGCGAGCCGCCCTGAGGCCTAATAAAGGGAGTCCCTGTAACGCCGGTGGGGTGGTAGGTTTTAATACTTAcacattccttaccgaatgtagaaaagagctttaatgctaataatccctagtggaaaggctttatgccatcttaaatagattgaatttatttcttccttttataggtttttcaggtttctcaggtaaatgatgaaatcttggataaaaaaaaaggctaggcacaattttcccgtatgtttggataacgtgccgctattaagcctacccccattctgatacctgatagtgaagaattttaaaatagaaatgatattattttattttaccaatttgttgaaacctgcatttTATTTTCGCTTAAAAAcattcgaaattaaattttatttaaatggaGTAAAGTGAACAAGAAGAAGACTGCTATAACATTTTTTGCTGACCAAATTTAGTTGCGATCTAGTGGAAAGtggataattgatttgaagccttttttaaatcttttaaagttttgtcaaaaaagtaaaaaaaaaaattcttaaacaattttcacctattttataaaatgatttaaaaacaaagcTCTTAGACAAAAACCTAAGTGCAAATTTGATTTTGGGCatccaaattattcaaaatcttctcttaaattttttgcacctaggtaaaatgtgaaatttgaggtttaaaaaatttgtaaaaaatgttttatatggagtttaagattcaaaagaatgaaaaacacaaaaaccaattgaggctgaaattagtttcttgaggaatatttcagcataaaatttggaatgacaTTTACCCTTTTTTACAATCATAGTcgctaaagtctgcttcatttaatattggaacaaattcttttgctcattgtggcgctcctagtggacggatttggaaacttttttcacccacgtgtcgggaaattcattacctttcaccatgtatttatgtcataacaccaaacgatagcattttgtaaacaaccgccatggaagccgaacggagagatcaaattgtgcacagttttcttgaaaatccattgtggtcggcatcgaagctagctaaacagcttaaaatgcccagaaataccgtatggcgtgttatcaagcagtacaaggaaacattgacgacggctcggaagccgcatttgaagcgtcggagtggaactgtcgaccagAAACtacgtgggaaagtcatcaaggccgtcaagaggaatcccaatctttcagaccgcgatttggccaataagttccaggccgctcacagtacggtgcgacgaattcgtctccgggaaggaataaggtcattccgagccagcaaacagccaaatcggacgctgaagcagaacaatgtggccagaatccgtgctcgaaagctgtacgaccaagtgctgaccaagttcgacggatgtaaagtctgcttcatttaatattggaacacaaacaattgcgtgtagttcagtcatttattaacgaattcataatttgtttttcatacgaatgtagcattttctttactctttcataaaaaaaaatttaaaaaaatattcattgctgtttcgaagaaattctcgtactcgtactcgtaagaaaactgtgcacaatttgatctctccgttcggcttccatggcggttgtttataaaatgctatcgtttggtgttatgacataaatacatggtgaaaggtaatgaatttcccgacacgtgggtgaaaaaagtttccaaatccgtccactaggagcgccacaatgagcaaaagaatttgttccaatattaaatgaagcagactttagttaTAAAGTCATCGATACTAGGATTTTTATTTAGCTAAATCTGTTGACTATCGTAAGTGGCTACCAACTTGTGATgtgtaaaattagtattctaTGAATGAATTTCGAGGTTCAAAtgattggtttcaaattttgaacttgtttaaTTACACTTCTTAGTGAAAACCCATTTTGAACACGAGCTAAGGGTTTTGTGTGTCAAgaattgagtttcaatacaaaaggtattAACTGAAGTGCAAATCAAAAGCTACAATGGATTGgcttcaattcgtgaacgtcatatagagccgtaaaatgaaatgtctttatgaggaaattccgccggaggctgGAAGGATTTCGGAGGCCGAAGGATTTCTGACATGTCAATACTTAGGTGTTTAAAACCTTTTGGAATCAAGTAATTTCCCGGTAAATTCAAttcttgtactgaaaattttacttggaaaaatcaACATGGGGgagggttaaacccctaaaccatCCCCCGTTAGCACGGCCTTGGGTCATATCACCTGTTATTCACAATTTCTATCACAACCTCCCCATGGTGCCAGCTGGGATGCGATTTACCTAAGTTATGAGCAATCGCGGCTTCTATTGTATCTATTCcactttaaaaatgttgtttatAACCCACAATACGAGAactaattctttttttaaattatttgatccAATTGATAGCCATATTTGTTGGTCGTCAAAAACCGATTGCATTTAGGATTAAAATAGTTTATTATTGCATATAATTTCTCAAGTAAAAGTATATTTTGAAGAAGAACAAACGCTCCCGGATAATTTTCCATAAAACACATTGAAGCTGATTTAAATCAATTCAACTTGTTTTCTGCCAGGCGATGGAAACCGTCACAACATAAATCCTCCATATGGTTCCGACCAAAGTGCCTGAAGTTGACGTGTGCTTTCGAATGGAAAAACTCACTCAGTGCCTCCGCTTTTGCTCTGGTATCGGGTAAACATCTCCACAAATCGTCTTCCACCATCCAACTAGCAGCCATGTCACTCTGGGCTTGTTTTTCACTTTCCGTAACAATAGACAACCGGTAGCTAGTCAAATTTCAAGCCGCAGCAGCCACACATTTCGAATAAATAATGTCGGGCGGCGAAGAGCAAGTTAGTTCCTCTCGAGCCGTGTGTGGAACCATGTGACCGACTTGTCCCGGGTCacgttttcacttttttccggGCGGCTGGGTAA
This sequence is a window from Uranotaenia lowii strain MFRU-FL chromosome 3, ASM2978415v1, whole genome shotgun sequence. Protein-coding genes within it:
- the LOC129758342 gene encoding uncharacterized protein LOC129758342 isoform X3 encodes the protein MWLLWMLVLDVMDGIIDRAKPCHVVMTDCVKISRGKYAKGFPFFICDLETICAPFGDDDAGNKLWANLGVEMVTRRGLSEAPFEDTLAYRKRGFQDSP
- the LOC129758342 gene encoding uncharacterized protein LOC129758342 isoform X1, with translation MWLLWMLVLDVMDGIIDRAKPCHVVMTDCVKISRGKYAKGFPFFICDLETICAPFGDDDAGNKLWANLGVEMVTRRGLSEAPFEDTLAYRKRGDRIDVSSQHRNFAILARVPEEDVEFPAFIPRIRHVPENSNHIEIIVLELFSRTLPTRVQ
- the LOC129758342 gene encoding uncharacterized protein LOC129758342 isoform X2 is translated as MFLCFSGIIDRAKPCHVVMTDCVKISRGKYAKGFPFFICDLETICAPFGDDDAGNKLWANLGVEMVTRRGLSEAPFEDTLAYRKRGDRIDVSSQHRNFAILARVPEEDVEFPAFIPRIRHVPENSNHIEIIVLELFSRTLPTRVQ